The proteins below come from a single Candidatus Eremiobacteraceae bacterium genomic window:
- the tpx gene encoding thiol peroxidase, which produces MVTQVAKERTGLFTWKGEPMTLVGAAVAPGDRAPDFNARTLDIKPFHLSDALDGGKRAALFVVVPSIDTGVCSRETKTFNERVNALPGDRIAFFTISMDLPFAQKRWCGAENVERMTMLSDFYDHSFGLGYGVWVKERGLLARSIFIVDRTGIVRTAQIVPDLLQEPDYEEVIALASAVI; this is translated from the coding sequence ATGGTCACGCAGGTCGCGAAGGAACGGACTGGACTCTTCACTTGGAAGGGCGAGCCGATGACGCTCGTCGGAGCGGCGGTCGCGCCGGGCGACCGGGCGCCGGACTTCAACGCGCGCACGCTCGACATCAAGCCGTTCCATTTGAGCGACGCGCTCGACGGCGGGAAGCGCGCCGCGCTCTTCGTCGTCGTGCCGTCGATCGACACCGGCGTGTGTTCGAGAGAGACGAAGACGTTCAACGAGCGCGTCAACGCGCTGCCGGGCGATCGCATCGCCTTTTTCACCATCAGCATGGATCTGCCGTTCGCACAGAAGCGCTGGTGCGGCGCCGAGAACGTCGAGCGGATGACGATGCTCTCCGACTTCTACGACCACTCGTTCGGTCTCGGGTACGGCGTCTGGGTGAAGGAGCGCGGTCTGCTCGCGCGTTCGATCTTCATCGTCGACCGCACCGGCATCGTTCGGACGGCACAAATCGTGCCCGACCTGCTCCAGGAGCCGGATTACGAAGAAGTGATCGCGCTCGCGTCGGCGGTCATCTGA
- the minD gene encoding septum site-determining protein MinD, translating into MKEIETPSDASFARLQEPVAGAPPPAAQTAYGRAIVVTSGKGGVGKTTTTANLGTALADAGKRVAVVDADVGLRNLDVVLGLENRVHKHLLDVIEKQCTMEEALVRDRVRRTLYLLPAAQNREKDEVPEAAMSGLIRTLQTQFDFVLIDCPAGIEQGFRNAVAGAQEAIVVTTPEVSAVRDADRVIGLLPPNVPAKLIVNRVRPALVRKNTMMSVDDVNNILRLELIGVVPDEKEIIIATNRGTPVIDIDGSETGAAFRRIARRLLGETIEIPSFQERQGLFSRFMSTLGIARP; encoded by the coding sequence ATGAAAGAGATAGAGACCCCGAGCGACGCCTCGTTCGCGCGCCTCCAAGAACCGGTCGCCGGCGCGCCGCCGCCCGCCGCGCAGACGGCGTATGGCCGCGCGATCGTCGTCACGTCCGGCAAAGGCGGCGTGGGCAAGACGACGACGACCGCCAACCTGGGCACGGCGCTCGCAGATGCCGGCAAACGCGTCGCCGTCGTCGACGCGGACGTCGGCCTGCGCAATCTCGACGTCGTCCTCGGTCTCGAGAACCGCGTCCACAAGCACCTGCTCGACGTCATCGAAAAACAGTGCACGATGGAGGAAGCGCTCGTCCGCGATCGCGTCCGCCGGACGCTCTACTTGCTCCCGGCAGCCCAAAACCGGGAAAAGGACGAGGTGCCTGAAGCGGCGATGAGCGGACTCATCCGCACGCTCCAGACGCAGTTCGACTTCGTCCTCATCGACTGTCCGGCGGGCATCGAGCAGGGCTTCCGAAATGCCGTCGCCGGCGCCCAAGAGGCGATCGTCGTGACGACGCCCGAGGTCTCGGCGGTGCGCGACGCAGATCGCGTCATCGGGCTCTTGCCGCCGAACGTTCCGGCGAAGCTTATCGTCAACCGCGTCCGGCCGGCGCTCGTCAGGAAGAACACGATGATGAGCGTCGACGACGTCAACAACATCCTGCGTCTCGAGCTCATCGGCGTCGTGCCGGATGAGAAAGAGATCATCATCGCGACGAACCGCGGTACACCGGTCATCGACATCGACGGCTCGGAGACGGGCGCCGCATTCCGGCGCATCGCTCGCCGGCTGCTCGGCGAGACCATCGAGATCCCGTCGTTCCAAGAACGCCAGGGACTTTTCTCACGCTTCATGTCGACGCTCGGCATCGCCCGCCCGTAA
- a CDS encoding YbaB/EbfC family nucleoid-associated protein, with translation MNPNQMLQQARKLQAQLAKIQEELGVETVTGSASSGAVEVTLNGHGDVAKVKIDKAAVDPDDVETLEDLVLVAIKDAQAKARALSQSRMGPLTGGLGIPGL, from the coding sequence ATGAACCCCAATCAGATGTTGCAGCAGGCTCGCAAGCTGCAAGCGCAGCTCGCGAAGATCCAAGAAGAACTCGGCGTCGAGACGGTGACGGGCAGCGCGAGCTCGGGCGCGGTCGAAGTGACGCTCAACGGCCACGGCGACGTCGCGAAGGTGAAGATCGACAAGGCAGCCGTCGATCCCGACGACGTGGAAACGCTCGAAGATCTCGTGCTCGTCGCGATCAAAGACGCGCAAGCGAAGGCGCGCGCGCTCTCGCAATCGCGCATGGGGCCGCTCACCGGCGGCCTCGGCATCCCTGGGCTATAG
- the rodA gene encoding rod shape-determining protein RodA yields the protein MLERPWYVAFNYPLAAAAVGLSIYGLVAIKSATLHVADAHADFGRQLAYLIVGVIAMLVLAFTDYHIWYRFAKPVYAITIIMLAAVAFVGHSALGAQRWIGVGPIVFQPSEPAKLLVTLSVAALLANPKRRYKKWWEIFIPIGAVAVPALLVLKQPDLGTALVLVAILTTMLFFALPRWWQFVAYVAAVGAAAAASPLFLHGYQRERLLVFLDPNHDPQGAGWSLIQSKIAVGSGELFGKGLYNGTQTQLGFVPEHTTDFIFTVIGEEFGFVGSVLLLGLYALLLFMGMLAVNAARDRYGLIVAAGIVAMFAFHILVNVGMTIGIMPVTGIPLPFISYGGSSLVTCLASIGVLLNIHLQSTRMTLDLRG from the coding sequence ATGCTCGAACGTCCGTGGTACGTCGCCTTCAACTATCCGCTCGCTGCGGCCGCGGTCGGACTGTCGATCTACGGACTGGTCGCGATCAAGAGCGCGACGCTCCACGTAGCCGACGCGCACGCCGACTTCGGCCGCCAACTGGCGTATCTCATCGTCGGCGTCATCGCGATGCTCGTCCTCGCGTTCACCGACTACCACATCTGGTATCGATTCGCCAAGCCCGTCTATGCCATCACGATCATCATGCTCGCCGCGGTCGCGTTCGTCGGGCACTCCGCGCTGGGCGCGCAGCGCTGGATCGGCGTCGGGCCGATCGTCTTCCAGCCGTCGGAGCCCGCGAAGCTGCTCGTCACGCTTTCCGTCGCCGCGCTGCTCGCGAACCCGAAACGCCGCTACAAGAAATGGTGGGAGATCTTCATCCCGATCGGCGCGGTCGCGGTGCCGGCATTGCTCGTGCTCAAGCAGCCCGACCTCGGCACGGCGCTCGTGCTCGTCGCCATCTTGACGACGATGCTTTTCTTCGCCCTCCCGCGCTGGTGGCAGTTCGTCGCGTACGTCGCCGCCGTCGGAGCGGCAGCCGCCGCGTCGCCTCTCTTCCTCCACGGATATCAGCGCGAGCGTCTGCTCGTGTTCTTAGACCCCAACCACGATCCGCAAGGCGCCGGCTGGAGCCTCATACAGTCGAAGATCGCGGTGGGCTCGGGCGAGCTGTTCGGTAAAGGGCTCTACAACGGCACGCAGACGCAGCTCGGCTTCGTGCCCGAGCACACGACCGATTTCATCTTCACCGTCATCGGCGAAGAGTTCGGATTCGTCGGCTCGGTGCTGCTCCTCGGGTTGTACGCGCTGCTGCTCTTCATGGGGATGCTCGCCGTCAACGCGGCGCGCGACCGCTACGGCCTCATCGTCGCGGCCGGCATCGTCGCGATGTTCGCTTTCCACATCCTCGTGAACGTCGGGATGACGATCGGCATCATGCCGGTGACGGGCATCCCGTTGCCGTTCATCTCGTACGGCGGGTCGAGCCTCGTCACGTGCCTCGCGTCGATCGGCGTGCTGCTGAACATCCATCTTCAGAGCACGCGGATGACGTTGGACCTGCGCGGTTAG
- the minD gene encoding septum site-determining protein MinD, with protein MNGKTFVITSGKGGVGKTTTTANVGTALAMLGNQVVLIDADIGLRNLDLVLGLEKRIVYDLVDLVEGRCQARQALIRDKRVEGLFLLPASQTKDKEAVSEEQMRAVTHALAREFDVILIDCPAGIEHGFRNAVAGADEAVVVTTPEVSAIRDADRILGMLGGRRARLIVNRVRLEMVRTGDMLSVDDVAEILGREVIGVVPDDEEIIDTTNRGEPVVLDPSRRLARVYTAIARRLLGEQTPLPNLEDDGIWNRLRRLIGSKT; from the coding sequence TTGAACGGGAAGACCTTCGTCATCACATCGGGCAAAGGCGGCGTCGGCAAGACGACGACGACGGCGAACGTCGGCACGGCGCTGGCGATGCTCGGCAATCAAGTCGTCCTCATCGACGCCGACATCGGCCTGCGCAATCTCGACCTCGTCCTCGGGCTCGAAAAGCGCATCGTCTACGATCTCGTCGACCTCGTCGAAGGCCGCTGCCAGGCGCGTCAAGCGCTCATCCGCGACAAGCGTGTCGAAGGGCTCTTTCTCTTGCCGGCCTCGCAGACGAAAGACAAAGAGGCGGTCAGCGAAGAGCAGATGCGCGCCGTGACGCACGCGCTCGCCCGCGAGTTCGACGTCATCCTCATCGACTGCCCCGCGGGGATCGAACACGGCTTTCGCAACGCCGTCGCCGGCGCCGACGAAGCGGTCGTCGTCACGACACCCGAAGTCTCGGCCATCCGCGACGCCGACCGCATCCTCGGGATGCTCGGCGGGCGGCGCGCGCGGCTCATCGTCAACCGCGTGCGGCTCGAGATGGTCCGCACCGGCGACATGCTGAGCGTCGACGACGTCGCTGAGATCCTCGGCCGGGAAGTCATCGGCGTCGTTCCCGATGACGAAGAGATCATCGACACGACGAATCGCGGCGAGCCGGTCGTCCTCGATCCGAGCCGCAGGCTCGCCCGCGTCTACACGGCGATCGCGCGCAGGCTGCTCGGCGAGCAGACGCCGCTGCCGAACCTCGAAGACGACGGCATCTGGAATCGTCTGCGCCGTCTGATCGGATCCAAGACCTGA
- a CDS encoding M48 family metalloprotease, with product MMMLKRALALATMCSLCLSIAPTPAHAESTQEEISQGAYEARQVDAQNAYVTDPVLNAWVSGIATNLAQYRARKDINYQFKIVDTDDINAFSLPGGFTYVNFGLLNYVNSDDELAGVLGHEIGHTERRNQVTLQAKAQVLNLILGIASIFNPFIYRFGNLIGGAAIEKMSRVDELQADQYGLLLMSRAGYDPNAMVSFQYRLGKEFGDSSTGIDKYFEDHPDSPDRVAHLLGYPELSQTNYDQITTQAIHDEDEGRYAYALTKYDAVLNAQPDNQLALLHKGQVELALGSFDKSATALEQVEHAPSVTEAAARSAAQVMSLLPDRTKSPGDLIIHPNLTPVRSKLASAISQVKGEQTAVSDRIKLGKDDVSRLDARLQNLEYEIPDFSNVDVRPGSRLEGVEFDMFHMAKDINIVFDKSSYLIGQSDGIIRDDMGVLDQMNAPLKGNSIGGDTLTLLPSYDDIDSQMTTSSSELVSGVTAARGSVALMWQAIPLMDQYFRKLDTMGATFGGDLSPRDAQDLKPLALAAIQQLDLAAGAAETAQTMFFAAQARQIQARITLLGLGYPQGRYDTLTHVISRRLAVDPPTYNEALRLDINPGDVAAASWLAAEEKIPVSTVINEQRATGTPFVDLALSKHLSMESMEVVLGLMWEGYAEKPVAPVATTHVSNPEPAASATPAPSASHSPR from the coding sequence ATGATGATGTTGAAACGAGCTCTCGCTCTCGCGACGATGTGCTCGCTGTGTTTGTCGATCGCTCCGACGCCGGCGCACGCCGAGTCGACCCAGGAAGAGATCTCGCAGGGCGCTTACGAGGCTCGACAAGTCGACGCGCAAAACGCCTACGTCACCGACCCGGTTCTCAACGCGTGGGTCTCGGGCATCGCGACGAACCTCGCGCAGTACCGCGCGCGCAAGGACATCAACTACCAGTTCAAGATCGTCGACACGGATGACATCAACGCGTTCTCGCTGCCAGGCGGGTTCACGTACGTCAATTTCGGCCTGCTCAACTACGTCAATTCGGACGACGAGCTCGCCGGCGTCCTCGGCCACGAGATCGGTCACACGGAGCGCCGCAACCAGGTGACGCTCCAGGCGAAGGCCCAGGTGCTCAACCTCATCCTCGGCATCGCATCGATCTTCAATCCGTTCATCTATCGCTTCGGCAACCTCATCGGCGGGGCGGCGATCGAGAAGATGTCGCGCGTCGACGAGCTGCAAGCCGACCAGTACGGTCTGCTCCTCATGTCGCGTGCCGGATACGATCCGAACGCCATGGTGTCGTTTCAATATCGGCTCGGCAAAGAATTCGGCGATTCGTCGACCGGCATCGACAAATATTTCGAAGATCACCCGGACTCGCCGGATCGCGTCGCTCACCTTTTGGGCTATCCGGAACTTTCGCAGACGAACTACGATCAGATCACGACGCAGGCGATCCACGATGAAGACGAGGGACGCTACGCCTACGCTCTCACGAAATACGACGCAGTGCTCAACGCGCAACCGGACAACCAGCTCGCGCTTCTCCACAAGGGCCAGGTCGAGCTCGCGCTCGGCAGCTTCGACAAGTCCGCGACGGCCCTCGAGCAGGTCGAGCACGCTCCGTCGGTGACCGAGGCCGCCGCGCGGAGCGCGGCACAAGTGATGTCGTTGCTGCCCGATCGCACGAAGTCGCCCGGCGACCTCATCATCCACCCGAACCTCACGCCGGTGCGCTCGAAGCTCGCATCCGCGATCTCCCAGGTGAAGGGCGAGCAGACAGCGGTCTCCGATCGCATCAAGCTCGGTAAGGACGATGTCAGCAGGCTTGACGCTCGTCTGCAGAACCTCGAGTACGAGATCCCGGACTTCAGCAACGTCGACGTCCGGCCGGGCAGCCGTCTCGAAGGCGTCGAGTTCGACATGTTCCACATGGCTAAAGACATCAATATCGTCTTCGACAAGAGCAGCTATCTCATCGGCCAATCGGATGGCATCATCCGCGACGATATGGGCGTGCTCGACCAGATGAACGCGCCGCTCAAGGGCAACTCGATCGGCGGCGACACGTTGACGCTGCTGCCGTCGTACGACGACATCGATTCGCAGATGACGACTTCGTCGTCGGAGCTCGTCAGCGGGGTGACCGCGGCGCGCGGTTCGGTCGCGCTCATGTGGCAAGCCATCCCCCTGATGGACCAGTACTTCCGCAAGCTCGATACGATGGGCGCGACCTTCGGCGGCGACCTCTCGCCCCGCGACGCACAGGATCTCAAGCCGCTCGCGCTCGCGGCGATCCAGCAGCTCGATCTCGCGGCAGGAGCCGCCGAGACGGCGCAGACGATGTTCTTCGCAGCGCAGGCGCGCCAGATCCAAGCTCGCATCACGCTGCTCGGGCTCGGTTATCCGCAAGGGCGATACGACACGCTGACGCACGTGATCAGCCGGCGGCTCGCCGTCGACCCACCGACGTACAATGAAGCGCTGCGCCTCGACATCAACCCTGGCGACGTCGCGGCCGCTTCTTGGCTCGCCGCCGAGGAGAAGATCCCGGTGAGCACGGTCATCAACGAGCAGCGGGCGACCGGAACGCCGTTCGTCGATCTCGCGCTCTCGAAGCACCTCTCGATGGAGTCGATGGAAGTCGTCCTCGGCCTCATGTGGGAGGGCTATGCAGAGAAGCCCGTTGCTCCGGTCGCGACCACGCACGTCTCGAACCCGGAACCGGCCGCGTCGGCGACGCCCGCGCCTTCGGCCTCGCACTCGCCAAGGTAG
- the minE gene encoding cell division topological specificity factor MinE translates to MLDFITRFFKREEASKTLAKERLRLVLMSDRVSLAPDIFDEMKCEMLAVIRRYLDIDERALDMHFENLERQFALLASIPVLKVRSADEIRASAPIGVPAHAFGNGSMAGNGNAAIAETPRSTPSRRRRRRRKPNGTISSNGTSHPPEDDASSNDPAAGPDGAI, encoded by the coding sequence ATGCTCGATTTCATCACGAGGTTCTTCAAGCGGGAAGAGGCGAGCAAGACCCTTGCCAAGGAGCGGCTGCGTCTGGTCCTCATGTCCGACCGCGTCTCGCTCGCGCCCGACATCTTCGACGAGATGAAGTGCGAGATGCTCGCTGTCATCCGTCGCTATCTCGACATCGACGAACGTGCGCTCGACATGCATTTCGAGAACCTCGAGCGCCAGTTCGCGCTGCTCGCGAGCATTCCGGTGCTCAAAGTGCGCTCGGCCGACGAGATCAGGGCGAGCGCCCCGATCGGGGTTCCCGCGCACGCCTTCGGCAACGGCTCGATGGCCGGTAACGGCAACGCCGCGATCGCCGAGACGCCTCGGTCGACACCGTCGCGTCGCCGTCGCCGGCGCCGCAAGCCGAACGGCACGATATCGAGCAACGGCACGAGTCATCCGCCCGAAGACGATGCTTCGTCCAACGACCCTGCAGCGGGGCCGGACGGAGCGATCTAA
- the minC gene encoding septum site-determining protein MinC: MQIKGTKSGLLLHLYERPLADSVAEMRSRLSSTPDFYKGSRAVLMLGALPAEPAELAAVVATLEQFGIVADGAVCDSDAVATLAKSAGLRLVAASVAAAPRSRDDRTGPASKAGGAKGHAPRNGNGSGVATADAAGIRYHKGTLRSGQSISAVGTIVVVGDVNAGAELIATADIVVWGSLRGVAHAGAHGDESAAVFALRLEPMQLRIARCIAIAPPHEKRQKHATPEVARIREGKIAIERA; encoded by the coding sequence GTGCAGATAAAAGGCACCAAATCGGGTCTGTTGCTCCACCTGTACGAGCGGCCTCTTGCCGACTCGGTCGCCGAAATGCGCTCGCGGCTCTCGTCGACACCGGATTTCTACAAAGGCAGCCGGGCCGTGCTCATGCTCGGCGCGCTGCCCGCCGAGCCCGCGGAGCTCGCGGCCGTCGTCGCGACGCTCGAGCAGTTCGGCATCGTCGCCGATGGTGCCGTATGCGATAGTGACGCGGTCGCGACACTCGCCAAGTCGGCCGGTCTGAGGCTCGTCGCGGCCAGCGTCGCCGCGGCCCCTCGATCGCGCGACGACCGGACAGGGCCAGCGTCCAAAGCTGGCGGCGCCAAAGGCCACGCACCGCGCAACGGCAACGGCAGCGGCGTCGCGACGGCCGACGCGGCCGGCATCCGCTATCACAAGGGCACGCTTCGATCCGGACAGTCGATCAGCGCGGTCGGCACGATCGTCGTCGTCGGCGACGTCAACGCCGGCGCCGAGCTCATCGCGACCGCCGACATCGTCGTCTGGGGAAGCTTGCGCGGCGTCGCGCACGCAGGTGCGCACGGCGACGAATCGGCCGCCGTCTTCGCGCTGCGGCTGGAACCGATGCAGTTGCGGATCGCGCGATGCATCGCGATCGCGCCGCCGCACGAGAAGCGGCAAAAGCATGCGACGCCGGAGGTCGCGCGCATCCGGGAAGGCAAGATTGCCATCGAGCGCGCGTGA
- the recR gene encoding recombination mediator RecR, whose product MYVAGPLADLIRELEKLPTIGPKTAARLAYYLLSARREDADALAAAIGGLKDRIRLCSRCFSLTEDDPCTICRDQQRDGSVLCVVGEAKDVYAIERTMSFRGRYHVLGGLISPMEGIGVDKLKVKELIERIKPEGISEIIVATNPNAEGESTALYLARLLTPLGVNVTRLAYGLPIGGDLDYADEVTLARALEGRRTM is encoded by the coding sequence GTGTACGTCGCCGGGCCTCTCGCCGACCTCATCCGTGAGCTGGAGAAGCTGCCGACGATCGGACCGAAGACCGCGGCGCGGCTCGCCTACTACCTGCTCTCGGCCAGACGCGAAGACGCGGACGCTCTCGCCGCCGCGATCGGCGGACTCAAAGACCGCATACGGCTATGCAGCCGCTGCTTTTCGCTGACCGAGGATGATCCGTGTACGATCTGCCGCGACCAGCAGCGTGACGGCTCGGTGCTCTGCGTCGTCGGCGAGGCGAAGGACGTCTACGCCATCGAGCGGACGATGAGCTTCCGCGGCCGCTACCACGTGCTCGGCGGCCTCATCTCGCCGATGGAAGGCATCGGCGTCGACAAGCTCAAGGTGAAAGAACTGATCGAGCGCATCAAGCCCGAAGGCATCTCCGAGATCATCGTCGCGACCAATCCGAACGCCGAAGGCGAATCGACGGCGCTCTATCTGGCGCGGTTGCTGACGCCGCTCGGCGTCAACGTCACGCGGCTTGCGTACGGTTTGCCGATCGGCGGCGATCTCGACTACGCGGATGAGGTGACGCTCGCGCGCGCCCTCGAAGGTCGCCGCACGATGTGA